Proteins co-encoded in one Euleptes europaea isolate rEulEur1 chromosome 1, rEulEur1.hap1, whole genome shotgun sequence genomic window:
- the LOC130484624 gene encoding zinc finger protein ZFP2-like has protein sequence MASLGEKPYKCLECGKSFSRPSLLTVHQRIHTGEKPYKCLECGKSFRHKLSLTLHQRIHTGEKPYQCLECGKSFSWKDSLTSHQGIHHTGKKPYQCLECGKSFSRNDSLTSHQRIHTGEKPYQCLECGKSFNRKDSLTSHKKIHTGEKPYTCLECGKSFSNGGGLTSHHRIHTGEKPYKCLECGKSFSQSGNLTSHQRTHTGEKPYKCLECGKSFSDNGSLTSHQKIHTGEKPYKCLECGKNFRKRSHVTAHQQTHTGDIPYKCLECEKSFSQRSNLKRHQRVHTGEAI, from the exons atggcctctctgg gggagaaaccatataaatgcctggagtgtggaaaatctTTCAGTAGGCCTTCActccttactgtccatcaaagaattcacacaggcgagaaaccatataaatgcttggagtgcgggaaaagcttcagaCATAAACTCAGTCTTACAttacatcaaaggattcacacaggagagaaaccatatcaatgcctggagtgtgggaaaagcttcagttggaaagacagtcttacttcccatcaaggAATTCA tcacacagggaagaaaccatatcaatgcctggagtgtgggaaaagcttcagtcggaatgacagtcttacttcccaccaaagaattcacacaggggagaaaccatatcaatgcctggagtgtggcaaAAGCTTCAATCGAAAAGACAGTCTTACTTCCcacaaaaaaatccacacaggtgagaaaccgtatacgtgcctggagtgtgggaaaagcttcagtaatGGTGGAGGCCTTACTTCCCATcacagaattcacacaggggagaaaccatataaatgcctggagtgtggaaaaagcttcagtcagaGTGGAAACCTTACTTCTCACCAacgaactcacacaggggagaaaccatataaatgcctggaatgtgggaaaagcttcagtgacaatggaagccttacttctcatcaaaagattcacacaggggagaaaccatataaatgcctggagtgtgggaaaaactTCCGTAAGAGATCACACGTAACTGCTCATCAACAGACTCACACAGGGGATataccatataaatgcctggagtgtgagaaaagcttcagtcagagaTCAAACCTTAAGCGACATCAAAGAGTCCAcacgggagaagccatataa
- the LOC130484725 gene encoding zinc finger protein 660-like yields MSFEEVAVYFTQGEWPLLRPDQRVLYKEVILENFRNLTSLGKDLFVLSCLLAVKGDEQVKSALLTLVAKPQASVMGAAASMPQWPDWTQHVPPPHQRGIEATAVGPTRLAGDAGGEPKHRADSYIPYLGTQAQSSCLCRSMLQQYDNCTSLIHKGEKPYKCLECGKSFRRHSQLTPHQRIHTGEKPYKCLECGKSFSHRGNLTVHQRIHTGEKPYKCLECGKSFSASGDLTSHRRIHKEDKPSKCLECGRSFRHRESLTVHQRIHTGEKPYKCLVCGKSFSESGNLTVHQRIHTGEKPYKCLECGKFFNSHSHLTSHQRIHTGEKPYKCLECGKSFSGSKNLTSHQRIHQEDKPYKCLECGKSFRHRESLTSHARIHTGEKPYKCLECGKSFSGSGGLTVHQRIHTGEKPYKCLECGKCFRERGGLTSHQRIHTGEKPYKCLECGKSFSGSGGLTVHQRIHTGEKPYKCLECGKSFSQSGCLTVHQTIHKEGRLLVLPVQSHEAPAAAAPAGEQEDPNSCCNGLKS; encoded by the exons GAAGGGTGACG AACAGGTAAAATCAGCCCTTCTCACTCTGGTGGCAAAACCTCAGGCCAGCgtcatggg agcagctgccTCCATGCCTCAGTGGCCTGACTGGACCCAGCATGTGCCGCCACCGCACCAGCGAGGGATAGAGGCAACTGCTGTGGGCCCAACCAGGCTGGCAGGGGATGCAGGTGGTGAGCCCAAGCACAGAGCAGACTCCTACATCCCCTATCTGGGCACCCAGGCCCAGAGCAGCTGCCTCTGTCGTTCGATGTTGCAGCAGTATGACAACTGCACTTCCCTG ATTCACAAAggagagaaaccgtataaatgcctggagtgtggaaaatctTTCCGTAGGCATTCACAGCTTACaccccatcaaagaattcacacaggagagaaaccatataaatgcttggagtgcggaAAAAGTTTCAGTCACAGAGgaaaccttactgtccatcaaagaattcacacaggggagaaaccatataaatgcctggagtgtgggaaaagcttcagtgcgAGTGGAGACCTAACTTCCCATCGAAGAATTCACAAGGAGGACAAACCATCAAAATGCTTGGAGTGCGGAAGAAGTTTCAGACACAGAGAaagccttactgtccatcaaagaattcacacaggggagaaaccatataaatgtctagtgtgtgggaaaagcttcagtgagAGTGGAAACCTTAccgtccatcaaagaattcacacaggggagaaaccatataaatgcctggagtgtggaaaatttTTCAATTCGCATTCACACCTTacatcccatcaaagaattcacacaggagagaaaccatataaatgcctggagtgtgggaaaagcttcagtgggAGTAAAAAccttacttctcatcaaagaattcaccAGGAGgacaaaccatataaatgcttggagtgcggaAAAAGTTTCAGACACAGAGAAAGCCTTACTTCCCATgcaagaattcacacaggggagaaaccatataaatgcctggagtgtgggaagagcttcagtgggAGTGGaggccttactgtccatcaaagaattcacacaggggagaaaccatataaatgcctggagtgtgggaaatgctTCCGTG AGAGAGGaggccttacttcccatcaaagaattcacacaggggagaaaccctataaatgcctggagtgtgggaagagcttcagtggcAGTGGaggccttactgtccatcaaagaattcacacaggggagaaaccatataaatgcctggagtgtgggaagagcttcagtcagagtggatgccttactgtccatcaaacaATTCACAAGGAGG GGAGGCTCCTTGTCCTCCCTGTGCAGAGCCACGAGgcccctgcagcagcagcaccggcTGGAGAGCAGGAGGATCCCAACTCCTGCTGCAATGGGCTGAAGTcctag